The genomic DNA TGACCCGCATCTGGCGGAATCGATCCACGAGGTTTTATCCGTGGTGACGGCAATTCGATCTACCGCGTCAATTCTGGTGGAGACGCCGACGCTGGAGCAGAAATGGCAGGCCCGGTTCCATCGCAACATAGACGAAGACAGCAAGCGACTGGCAGATGGTGCGAAGTCTTTGGTGAGATACCTCGATGCCGCGCCGGGGTCAGAGGCCGATATTCGCTCGCCTCAGGACGAACTGGATCAGTTTCTATCGGAGAACCGGTTCTATTTTGAGGCGCTGGAGGCAGGAGATCGCGACCCAATCAATACAGTGCTAGAGGCGGATAACCTACTGACCTTGCCCACAGCGCGTGAACTGGCGCGGGCGTTTCTGGAGCAATATCAGAAAGATGCTGCACGGCTGCCACGGGCCAGACTGGAGCGCGCACTGGGTCGTGTCGGTCTGGATCCGGTGGCCTTGGCCGAGGATGTGCAGTTGGATCTGCCATGCGTCTTCCGACGTCTGTCGTCATTGCCGGACGATGTGGCAGGCCCCGTGGGGCTGGTGGTCTGTGACGGGGCGGGCGCGATGCTGACGCGCAAGCCGCTGGACGGCTTTGCGGTGTCGCGGCTGGCCGGGGCTTGTCCGCTTTGGCCGATCTATCGTGTGCTGACCCAGCCGGGTGTTCCATTGCGCATGACCGTACTGCAGTCGGATCGCGATGCACGGCCCGTGCTTGCGCTGGCGGCGACCGAGCAGATCGGACCGGTTCGGTTCAACGAACCGCCCCTTCTGCGGGCTTACATGCTGTTGCTGCCCGCGCCCGACAGCGAACAGGCACCAGCACCGGTGGGAACCAGCTGTCGTATCTGCCCTCGTATGAATTGCGCAGTGCGCCGCGAACCGTCGGTAATGCAAGACGGGTTTTGACAGCCCCGGCCAGTTGCCGGATAGTGGGACGGGGCAGCGTGCATCGCGCGACTGAAGGGGAGCAGGATCAGATGGTCAGGCAGGTTCTGCTGATAGAGGATGAGCCGAACATCATTGAGGCGATCAGCTTTATCCTGTCGCGTGACGGATGGGATGTGAGATCGCACTCTAACGGACATGATGCGGTGGACGTGGTGCGCGCACGTCGCCCGGATGTGGTTATTCTGGATGTGATGCTGCCGGGGCGCAGCGGCTTTGACATACTCGCGGACATCCGTGCTGACCCCGATCTGGAACAGGTGCCGGTTCTGATGCTGACCGCGCGCGGTCAACGCAAGGATCGCGAAATGGCCGAACGCGCCGGGGCCACCCACTACATGACCAAGCCGTTTTCGAATGCCGAAGTGCTGGATGTGGTGCGCACATTGGTACAGCCATGACCGAGGACGTCTCTGGCGAGCGCCCCGACGAAGTGCCCGGCGACGGCACCCGTACTGTATTTGTCGAACGAAGCGCCTATCGCCGTCGGCGCATGACGGACGCGGCCAGTCTTCTGCCGATCTTGGGTGTTGTGCTGTTTCTGGTGCCATTGCTATGGCAAGGAGACAGCGGGTCGCAGACGACCGATGTCATGCTCTATATCTTTGGTATCTGGGCGTTGCTGGCAGGGTTGTCGGGACTGATCTCGCGCGATCTGGGGCGCGACCGATCCGGAGGTGGAACCGGTCCCGGTCGCGACTCTGACGCAGACACCGACGCCGACAAAATTGCGGGCGGAGAGAGTGGATGACGACGCTCAATCTGCTGGTTCTTGTTTGCGTGCTATATGTGACGTTCCTTTTTGCCGTGGCATTTGGCGCCGATCGTGCTGCGCGTATGGGCCGTGGAAGATGGCTGCATTCGCCGCTGGTCTACACGCTGTCGCTGTCGATCTATTGTACGGCCTGGACGTTCTATGGCGCGGTTGGATTTGCCGCACGGTCCGGGCTGGAATTCGTGACGATCTACTTGGGCCCGACGCTGGTGATGATCGGCTGGTGGTGGATCCTGCGCAAGATGGTGCGCATCGGGCGTAGTCAGCGGATCACCTCGATTGCCGATATGATTTCGTCGCGCTACGGCAAGTCGAACACGCTTGCCGTGTTTGTCACGTTGATCGCGGTGATTGGCACAACGCCTTACATCGCCCTGCAATTGCAGTCGGTGACACTGTCGTTTGCCGCCTTCTCGGAGGCGGACCCGACACTGACCACCGCGCCAAATTTGCAGTCTACCGCACTCTTTGTTGCGATCGGTCTGACGGTTTTCACCATCCTGTTCGGCACGCGCAATGTCGATGCGAACGAGCGGCATCACGGCGTGGTGATGGCCATCGCGCTCGAGGCGGTGGTCAAACTCTTTGCCCTGATGGCGGTCGGCGTCTTTGTCGTCTGGGGGCTGGGCGACGGGATCGGCAACACGCTCAGGGTCATTGATGCGTCGAAGATTGCCGAATGGGAAGTACCGGGAAGCCGCTGGGCCGGACTGACGATGTTATCGGCGGCGGCGTTCCTCTGCCTACCGCGCATCTTTCAGGTGATGGTGGTCGAAAATGAGGACGAGGGTCATCTGCGCACGGCGACATGGGCATTTCCCACCTATCTCATGCTGATGAGCCTGTTTGTCGTGCCGATTGCCGCTGTCGGGCTGGAACAGATGCCAACCGATGCAAATCCCGACCTCTTTGTGCTGACGCTGCCGTTGCTGGCAGGAGAGGACGGGCTGGCAATTCTGTCATTCCTCGGCGGGTTCTCGTCAGCGACGTCAATGGTGATCGTGGCGGCGATTGCGCTGTCAACGATGGTGTCAAACCATATCGTCATGCCGATCTGGCTGCGGTTGACCGGCGGCACGGCGATGATTGCGGGCGATGTGCGTGGCGTTGCATTGCTGGCGCGGCGGCTTTCCATCGCCGGAGTGGTGATGCTGGGTTATCTCTATTTCCACTTTTCCGGCGCGGGCACTGCGCTGGCTGCGATCGGGTTGGTGTCCTTTGTCGGATTGTCACAGTTCTTGCCGGCACTGATGGGCGGGCTGTTCTGGCGTGGGGCTACCCGTACCGGTGCGTTGGCCGGGCTGACGGTGGGGTTCGTCCTCTGGCTCTATTGTTTGTTTCTTCCCAGCTTCGGTCCCGGCGTGCTGTTGCCGGTATCCGTCATCGAAGATGGACTGTTGGGGTTGTCGTGGTTGCGGCCTCAGGCGCTCTTTGGCGCAGAGGGAATGGACAAGGTCGTACATGCGGTGATGTGGGCGATGTTGCTGAATACGTCGGCCTTCATCACCGTGTCGCTGCTGACATTCCCAAAGCCGGTCGAGCGATTGCAGGGCGCGCAGTTCGTCAATGTATTTGACCATTCCAGCCGTCCGGGAACCTGGTCAGGAGGACTGGCGCAGTCCGAGGATCTGTTGATCATGACTCAGCGGATCATGGGGGCGGCGGATGCACAGGCATTGTTTTCGAACATGGCGCGCAAGCAGGGTTTGACCGGCTATCTGCCAGAGCCATCAACAGAGTTTCTGGAAGTGCTGGAACGCGAGCTGTCGGGATCGGTTGGGGCGGCCACAGCCCATGCCATGATCAGCCAGATCGTCGGGCGCGCCACGGTGTCGGTCGAGGATCTGTTGGCCGTGGCCGATGAGACTGCGCAGATCATGGAGTATTCCAGCAAGCTGGAGGCAAAATCCGCTGAACAGGCCCGCACCGCGCGGCAACTGCGCGAAGCCAACGACAAGCTGACCAAACTATCGGTGCAAAAGGATTCCTTTCTCAGTCAGGTCAGTCACGAACTTCGGACACCGATGACATCCATTCGCGCCTTTTCCGAGATTCTGCGCGACACCGGTGGGATGAATGCCAGTGATCAGCAGAAATACTCCTCAATAATCTATGATGAGTCCCTGCGCCTGACGCGCTTGCTGGATGATCTGCTGGATCTGAGCGTGCTGGAAAGCGGTCAAGTCACTCTGAACATGCAGTTGGGGCTGGTTTCCGAAATGCTGGACAGGGCTGTGGCGGCAACCGGCGGGGCGACGGGCGGCATTCAGAATCGAGCGTGATCTGGCAACGGAGCAGATCGTCTTGAACACCGATGTGGATCGGCTCAGTCAGGTTTTCATCAACCTGATCGCCAATGCGCGCAAATACTGCGATGCCGATCAGCCCGTGCTCAGGATTAGTGTGAGATCCGCAGATGATATGCTGGAGATCGACTTTGCCGACAACGGCACCGGGATCCAGATGGCCGATCAGGCGGTGATTTTCGAAAAATTCGCGCGCATTGGCGTGTCTCAGGCGGCGGGGGCGGGGCTTGGTCTGGCGATCTGCCGCGAGATCATGGCGCGGCTGGGGGGAGACATCAGTTATCTGCCGGGCCAGAGCGGTGCCGCCTTCCGCGTGACATTGCCGCAAGGGATGCGGATGACGGCACAATAACTGTCATATGAAAGGTGGCAGATTTTACCGGGAAACGTTTTGGTAACCGTCACGCTCGTAAGGTCAGGACAAGTGGCTCTGAACGCGTTGCAACGGCGGATGTATGGCGGACGACAATACTAGATCAGTGATGCGCCGTATGGCCCGGATGGGACGGCAGGAAAGTACCGCCCGCGCAATGAGCCCGGCCAAGGCGCTGCGCCTTTCGCTTGCACGGACGGCTGACAGGCTGTTTGATCTGCCGTTGACAGTGACGGCGGTCGAACAGGATCAAATCAGCTTTGCCGACCTTGCGCCCGAACTGGGTCAGGGTGGAATGCTGGCCCTGCTGTATGGCGCGACCGGCGAGAGCGGTGCGATGCGTCTCGATCCGGGGTTGTTGGCGGCGCTGGTCGAAGTGCAGACCACGGGTCATGTGAGTGGGCATAGCGACGCGAACCGCCGCGCCACTCGGACCGACGCGGCAATTGCCGCACCGATGATCGACGGCACGCTGGAACGCATAGATGCCTGTATGGCCTCGGACGCGGGTGAGGCTTGGATCGGGGGTTATCGCTACGGCGCCATGTTCGAGGATGCCAGAACGCTCATCTTGTCGCTGAGCGCGTCCGACTACACCATTTTCCGTGTGATGCTCGAGATCGGCGCGGATGCCCACCCCGGTGCACTGACGATGATACTGCCGCGGGTGGCTGACAATGATGTGGCTGAGACAACGGCGGTCATCGAAACAGGCACCACAAAACCCGACAGGGCCCTTTCACGGGCGGTTCTGGAGGCTCCTGTCACGCTTCGTGCGGTGTTGGGCCGTATCACAATGCCGCTGGACAAGCTTTGCGCATTGAAAGCGACCGACAAGCTGCCTTTTGGCAAGTATCAGCTGTTGGAGGCGCGTCTGGAAACGGGGCAGAAGCACCTTGTCGCACAGGCCCGGCTGGGACAGATGAACGGCGCACGGGCTGTTCGGCTGATGTCGCTGGGCAGATCAACCGACACCGCGACGGGTCTACAGGTCAACCGGCGCGCGGAGTCCAAGGGGGCAACAGAGAAGCCGACCCAACCGGCGGCACTTGATATTGCCTCGCTCGCGCGTGCGGCCGGTCCAGTACCGGATATGACGCCCCCCGATGACGGAGGGCATAACACTATGACCGCCGCCACGCAGCCGGATCGCGATACGCCGCTGGTCGGCATGACGCCACCAATCGCCGCCAGGGTCGATGTCACAGAGCATCTAGGCGATGAAACCACGGTCGACGAGGCGCATGATCAGCCGATGCAGGTTCAATCCGTCAGCAACGTGTAACCTGCACGAGGCCTGCGGCGCGCATCGGCCATGGGTCGGGTTTGGTTGAGATCTGCCATTACCTCTTGAGTCAAAGTTTGTTGATCGGCACCTTGAGGAACACGTTGCCGCTCTCGTCTTCGGGGGGCATTTGTCCTGCGCGCATGTTGACCTGAAGCGACGGAATGATCAGCCGGGGCATGGCCAACTGCGCATCACGCGCGTCTCGCATGGCGGTAAAGTCAGCTTCTGCGACGCCGCCGCCGACATGGACGTTGCGCGCTTTTTGCTCGCCAACCGTACTCTCCCAGGCGAATTCTTCGCGTCCGGGCGCCTTGTAATCGTGCCCGACAAAGATACGCGTATTATCCGGAAGGCTGAGTATTCGGTGGATCGAGCTGTATAGTTGTGCAGAAGAACCGCCCGGAAAATCACAACGCGCCGTGCCGAAATCGGGCATGAAGAGTGTATCACCTACGAAAGCTGCATCGCCGATCACATAGGTCAGGCAGGCGGGCGTATGGCCGGGCGTGTGTAGAACATCACCACGCATCTGACCAATATGCAGGCTGTCGCCATCGGAAAACAGCCGATCAAATTGCGAACCGTCGCGCTGAAACTCCGTGCCTTCGTTGAATACCTTGCCAAAGGTTTCCTGAACCATCCGGATATTTGCACCGATACCGATCTTGCCGCCAATGCGATCCTGAATGTAGGGTGCAGCCGACAGGTGGTCGGCATGCACATGTGTCTCCAACAGCCAGTGCACTTCAAGTTTATTGGCCTGAATATGGGCAATTATCCGGTCGGCAGAAGTGGTATCGGTCCGTCCCGACGCATAGTCGAAATCCAGCACCGGGTCGATCACGGCGCAGGCGCTGCCCGCAGGGTCGCGTACCACATAAGAAATCGTATTGGTGGCCGGATCAAAAAAGGCGGTGATTTCGGGGGACACGGGCGATCGTACTCCTCTGGTTTGCCGAAGGATAACCGCGCAGGGCCAGCCCTGACAAGCGGACGATTGCGCGCAGCCCCGCCGATCGAACCGCGCGGTATCGGTTCAGGCCCTTGCCAGTGCGCAGGGCTTTGGTGCTAAATGCGGCAAAGGTCGCAAAATACGACCAGAGTGAAGAGGTGAAGGTGTCGGGGCAGGATCTGGAAATCTCAGAGGATCAGGACAAGCACCACCCCGGTGTTCGTGTCATCACCCTTGCTGGAGGTACTGGGGGTGCGCTCGATCCCGGCGTGCGGACCCGGCTGAGCGAAGCCCTCGTTGCCGCGCAGGCGGACCCGGACGTGAGGGCCATGGTTCTATGCGGTGAGGGCGGGATATTTTCCGCCGGTGTCAATGTGACGGAGTATGGTGCGCCACTCTCTGCGCCATGGGTCGATGTGTTGGCCGAAAAGATCGAAGCCAGCGCCAAACCGGTCGTGGCGGCCATCGCGGGGGTCGCGCTGGGGGCTGGATTTGCATTGGCCTTGGCGGCGCATGGACGTGTTGCGCACGCAGAGGCACGCGTCGGCCTCCCTGAGGTGAAGCTGGGCCTCGTGCCCGCTGGTGGCGCGACGCAACGCCTGCCGCGATTTGTGGGCGCGCAGGTCTCATTGGCGTTGATGCTGTCGGGGCGCCCGGTGTCTGTGCGCGATCCGGGGCTGAAACGTGTCTTTGGCCGGATCGAGACGCAGGGCGTGGTTGCGGCGGCGTCCGAAATGGCGATCAAACTGGCCGATGCTGGTCCCCCGGTGCGGTCCGGCGATCTACGTATTGGGTTGACCGACCCCGGTGCCTATCTTCGGTCTACCGCCGAAATTGCAGCGAAAGGATTTGCCGAGGACAGCGCCGAGGCAGGCATCGTGCGCGCCGTTGAGGCGGCGCTGCTGTTACCATTCGAACAGGGTATGGCGTTGGAAGTGGCCCTGTTCGAAGAAGCTAGGATGGCCCCGGCAGCGCGCGCGGCGCGTCATATGCTGATGGCGGAACGTCGTGCCGCGACGGTGGCGCTCTCTCCACCCGGCACTGCACGACAGTTGCGCGATGTGATCGTGACTGGCAGGCGTGGTGCCTTTGTCGAGACGACGATCATGGCGCTTGATGTCGGTTGGGCTGTGCATTTGCGCCCGCCGCGACCGGCTGATGCGCCGACAATTCGTGATCGCGTGACCGAAATTTATGATGGTGCTGTAGGGCGCGGACGTATGGATGCTGCTGCGCGTGATGCCCGTCTTGGGCGACTTCACTTGCCGGATGAGAACGTATCGGATCCGGATATGCCTTTGGTGTTCGAACTTGGCGGCGCAGGGCCGACGCTTGCAGGCGATCCGATCCGCGTGCGGTTAGGGGAGGCGGACATGCTGCACCCGGAAGCTGACGGCCCACAATATTGGGCGCGCCTTTATGCTCCGGCTCATAGTGCACCGCTTGCCGAGGTTGCATTTGGCAGCGATGCACAACCCGACGCGATTGCAACCGTGGTGCAGGCCCTGAGAAAGGCACGCAAGACAGTGATCCGCGCGGGCATCTTTCCGGGGATGATCGGGCATAATCTGGACTGGGCGCTTTGGTCGGCGGCGCTGGCGTTGGCCGAGGCCGGGCACAGCCCATATGACATCGACATCGCCGCGGAAAAGCTGGGCTATGCGATCGGCCCATTTCGTCAGATGGATGTCGAGGGGCTTGCCGTTGCCGCAGCGCGGTTGGATCATCTCGCCGCAGCGCGAGGGGCACCGCCGCTGTCCGAGCATAGCCCGGTCCGTCATCTGGCAAGGGATGGTCATAGCGGACGCCGTGCGGGTCGCGGATTTTACATCTACGAGGCAGGCACCGCACAGAGGGATTCGGCACTCCTGTCGCGCATCCAAGGTCTGGGCGCAACGCCAGATGCCGACCTCGGCGCTGTGGACCCCGGCGCGGCGCTGGAGGCAGCGATCGTAAACGAGGCGGCACGTCTTCTGGCGCGGGGTGTCGCTCTGAGAGCGAGCGATATCGACGTTGTGCTGGTAAAGGGAAGCGGTATTGACCGCAGGCGAGGGGGGCTGCTGATACAAGCCGATATAAAGGGTCTGTTTCCCATCCTGCAGGTGATGAAATCCCTTCAGGATGCCGCCCCTCATGTGTGGCAACCTCAGGACGGGGTATTGGATATGGTCAAGAATGGCGTTGGGTTTTTCGGTCGGGTCTGACGCGATCAGCCGAGCAGAATACCAATGACCACCATCATCAACCCTATCACCGACAAGAAGAGTGCAGCAGAATTGAGCGGCACGACACCTTGCAGGACGGCCCGCATTTCCGCGTCTCCCAGCCCTGCCTTGCGTGCCCTCCAGACCCGGACGATGCACCAGACAAGCCCCGCAAGCCCGGCCAACGACACAGCCGCACCTGACCAGATTACAATGTCCATTTCGCGCGCTCCTCTCGGGTCAGTCATCCTGCTCTGCGCCTAAAGCGTTTTGCATTTGATTTGAAGTAAAGATTTGCCGCACGCCTCTCGTGATGCGAGTGGGTTTTGGTCCAGTTTTGAGCTGCGCGCATGCCGCTCGACCCTTGCGGGAGGGGCTGGTGCGCGCTACTCACGGGGTCCAGTTATCAGGCAGAGAGACAGAATATGAACGACAGCGTTTCCGACAGCACCTACCGCGTGACCGCTGATGAACTGCGTCAGTTCATCGAACGGTTCGAACGGCTGGAGGCCGAGAAAAAAGACCTTGCCGAGCAGCAAAAAGAAGTGATGGCAGAAGCCAAGTCGCGCGGTTACGACACCAAGGTGCTGCGCAAGGTGGTGGCGCTGCGCAAGCGTGACAAGGACGACATCGCTGAAGAAGAGGCAGTGCTGGAGATGTACAAAGAGGCACTGGGTATGTCGTAACGACCTTCCGGGATGCGTTCAGGTGGACGTAACAGGCGTGCACCAGAATTGAAACCGGGCATCAGGGCGCTATATCCCCCTCATCTTGGGCTTGGTCCTTCGAGGGGGAATTCGGCGTGCCGGAAAAGATCGGTAGCATAAGGCTGACTGTTTTCATGTTGGCACTTTTGCTCTGCGCCACGCCGATACTTGTGATGGCCGCAGAGCACGGTGCGGCCCCGACCGCCCGAAGCACCGGCCTGATGTGGAACCGCACCGGATTACCTGCCGTATTTCCGCTTCAGGTCAAGACGCCCGTGGGGCAGGACTATTTTCTGACTTTGGTAGATGACGAAACCGGCAAGGACGCGCTGGCCGCCTATATTGAGGGTGGCGATTTCTTCAAGGTTCTTGTCCCGCCGGGGGTGTTCCGGTTGCGCTTTGCCGCCGGAGACGTCTGGCAGGGCGAGGAAAACCTG from Roseovarius pelagicus includes the following:
- a CDS encoding response regulator transcription factor; protein product: MVRQVLLIEDEPNIIEAISFILSRDGWDVRSHSNGHDAVDVVRARRPDVVILDVMLPGRSGFDILADIRADPDLEQVPVLMLTARGQRKDREMAERAGATHYMTKPFSNAEVLDVVRTLVQP
- a CDS encoding FliM/FliN family flagellar motor switch protein, yielding MADDNTRSVMRRMARMGRQESTARAMSPAKALRLSLARTADRLFDLPLTVTAVEQDQISFADLAPELGQGGMLALLYGATGESGAMRLDPGLLAALVEVQTTGHVSGHSDANRRATRTDAAIAAPMIDGTLERIDACMASDAGEAWIGGYRYGAMFEDARTLILSLSASDYTIFRVMLEIGADAHPGALTMILPRVADNDVAETTAVIETGTTKPDRALSRAVLEAPVTLRAVLGRITMPLDKLCALKATDKLPFGKYQLLEARLETGQKHLVAQARLGQMNGARAVRLMSLGRSTDTATGLQVNRRAESKGATEKPTQPAALDIASLARAAGPVPDMTPPDDGGHNTMTAATQPDRDTPLVGMTPPIAARVDVTEHLGDETTVDEAHDQPMQVQSVSNV
- a CDS encoding DUF308 domain-containing protein codes for the protein MTEDVSGERPDEVPGDGTRTVFVERSAYRRRRMTDAASLLPILGVVLFLVPLLWQGDSGSQTTDVMLYIFGIWALLAGLSGLISRDLGRDRSGGGTGPGRDSDADTDADKIAGGESG
- a CDS encoding histidine kinase dimerization/phospho-acceptor domain-containing protein, with translation MTTLNLLVLVCVLYVTFLFAVAFGADRAARMGRGRWLHSPLVYTLSLSIYCTAWTFYGAVGFAARSGLEFVTIYLGPTLVMIGWWWILRKMVRIGRSQRITSIADMISSRYGKSNTLAVFVTLIAVIGTTPYIALQLQSVTLSFAAFSEADPTLTTAPNLQSTALFVAIGLTVFTILFGTRNVDANERHHGVVMAIALEAVVKLFALMAVGVFVVWGLGDGIGNTLRVIDASKIAEWEVPGSRWAGLTMLSAAAFLCLPRIFQVMVVENEDEGHLRTATWAFPTYLMLMSLFVVPIAAVGLEQMPTDANPDLFVLTLPLLAGEDGLAILSFLGGFSSATSMVIVAAIALSTMVSNHIVMPIWLRLTGGTAMIAGDVRGVALLARRLSIAGVVMLGYLYFHFSGAGTALAAIGLVSFVGLSQFLPALMGGLFWRGATRTGALAGLTVGFVLWLYCLFLPSFGPGVLLPVSVIEDGLLGLSWLRPQALFGAEGMDKVVHAVMWAMLLNTSAFITVSLLTFPKPVERLQGAQFVNVFDHSSRPGTWSGGLAQSEDLLIMTQRIMGAADAQALFSNMARKQGLTGYLPEPSTEFLEVLERELSGSVGAATAHAMISQIVGRATVSVEDLLAVADETAQIMEYSSKLEAKSAEQARTARQLREANDKLTKLSVQKDSFLSQVSHELRTPMTSIRAFSEILRDTGGMNASDQQKYSSIIYDESLRLTRLLDDLLDLSVLESGQVTLNMQLGLVSEMLDRAVAATGGATGGIQNRA
- a CDS encoding MBL fold metallo-hydrolase — encoded protein: MSPEITAFFDPATNTISYVVRDPAGSACAVIDPVLDFDYASGRTDTTSADRIIAHIQANKLEVHWLLETHVHADHLSAAPYIQDRIGGKIGIGANIRMVQETFGKVFNEGTEFQRDGSQFDRLFSDGDSLHIGQMRGDVLHTPGHTPACLTYVIGDAAFVGDTLFMPDFGTARCDFPGGSSAQLYSSIHRILSLPDNTRIFVGHDYKAPGREEFAWESTVGEQKARNVHVGGGVAEADFTAMRDARDAQLAMPRLIIPSLQVNMRAGQMPPEDESGNVFLKVPINKL
- a CDS encoding enoyl-CoA hydratase-related protein, with amino-acid sequence MLNAAKVAKYDQSEEVKVSGQDLEISEDQDKHHPGVRVITLAGGTGGALDPGVRTRLSEALVAAQADPDVRAMVLCGEGGIFSAGVNVTEYGAPLSAPWVDVLAEKIEASAKPVVAAIAGVALGAGFALALAAHGRVAHAEARVGLPEVKLGLVPAGGATQRLPRFVGAQVSLALMLSGRPVSVRDPGLKRVFGRIETQGVVAAASEMAIKLADAGPPVRSGDLRIGLTDPGAYLRSTAEIAAKGFAEDSAEAGIVRAVEAALLLPFEQGMALEVALFEEARMAPAARAARHMLMAERRAATVALSPPGTARQLRDVIVTGRRGAFVETTIMALDVGWAVHLRPPRPADAPTIRDRVTEIYDGAVGRGRMDAAARDARLGRLHLPDENVSDPDMPLVFELGGAGPTLAGDPIRVRLGEADMLHPEADGPQYWARLYAPAHSAPLAEVAFGSDAQPDAIATVVQALRKARKTVIRAGIFPGMIGHNLDWALWSAALALAEAGHSPYDIDIAAEKLGYAIGPFRQMDVEGLAVAAARLDHLAAARGAPPLSEHSPVRHLARDGHSGRRAGRGFYIYEAGTAQRDSALLSRIQGLGATPDADLGAVDPGAALEAAIVNEAARLLARGVALRASDIDVVLVKGSGIDRRRGGLLIQADIKGLFPILQVMKSLQDAAPHVWQPQDGVLDMVKNGVGFFGRV
- a CDS encoding helix-turn-helix domain-containing protein; amino-acid sequence: MTESSITGTRIRERRVQRGIKQTSLAAMVEISPSYLNLIEHNRRRIGGTLLLRIARALGVEPQVLSQGAEAALIGGLREAAIDGSVAASERDRLEEFAGRFPGWAQALVDAFRRGEEMERTVQALTDRLAHDPHLAESIHEVLSVVTAIRSTASILVETPTLEQKWQARFHRNIDEDSKRLADGAKSLVRYLDAAPGSEADIRSPQDELDQFLSENRFYFEALEAGDRDPINTVLEADNLLTLPTARELARAFLEQYQKDAARLPRARLERALGRVGLDPVALAEDVQLDLPCVFRRLSSLPDDVAGPVGLVVCDGAGAMLTRKPLDGFAVSRLAGACPLWPIYRVLTQPGVPLRMTVLQSDRDARPVLALAATEQIGPVRFNEPPLLRAYMLLLPAPDSEQAPAPVGTSCRICPRMNCAVRREPSVMQDGF
- a CDS encoding DUF2312 domain-containing protein, with amino-acid sequence MNDSVSDSTYRVTADELRQFIERFERLEAEKKDLAEQQKEVMAEAKSRGYDTKVLRKVVALRKRDKDDIAEEEAVLEMYKEALGMS
- a CDS encoding sensor histidine kinase, whose translation is MNTDVDRLSQVFINLIANARKYCDADQPVLRISVRSADDMLEIDFADNGTGIQMADQAVIFEKFARIGVSQAAGAGLGLAICREIMARLGGDISYLPGQSGAAFRVTLPQGMRMTAQ